GGGTAAAAAATTTAGGCATCGGTTTTACCGCTATGGACAAAAACGTCGGAGAGATTGCCTTGGTTTACGATTTGGCAAAAAAGATGAAGATTCAATTCGCTATCGGCCTGGTTCAGAGTTCTGAAAGCTATTTTAAAAAGAGTGATAACGAAATATTAAAAAAGGACGAGATCGATCAAGGCTTGGATTATGTTATAAATTCGGAACTGCGAAGCAATAATATTAAGAAGTGGCTAAGAGCTTATTTCAGCTTCGGGTTAAAAAATTATTTGTTATATAAAAAGAATATCCTTCCCTGGCAGGCCGGCCTAGACTCATTGTTTATTTCTGCCGGCGGGGAGGTTTATCCTAATCATCTTATCGGCGTCAAAATCGGAAACTTAAAAAATGAGCCGCTTGAATCAATTTGGAATTCAGCCGAAGCGCGAAAATTCAGGAAAGAAATGAGGGCGGGAAAATTCGGAGAAAAATGGGTGATGTGCGCGGTTCGGCAGGCAATGAAAAAGAACTGGCCGAGGGTTGGGCTTTGGATCGCGGCCAATAAGCTAAAAAGAATTATATGATAAGCGCCGTCAGAGTTAAAAAATATATAAGAATCGGTTTTAACCGGATAACGCAGGA
This sequence is a window from Patescibacteria group bacterium. Protein-coding genes within it:
- a CDS encoding radical SAM protein — encoded protein: MNKAIPKDLTIAITYRCNLRCAMCNIWAVENPEELPLEFFSNLSPDLRYVNISGGEPFLHPQITEIIKAVKEISPKAKIIISTNGFAVSLITKKMAEILKIDPKIGVRVSIDGRREVHDEIRGFIGAYDQAMAAINELKAMGVKNLGIGFTAMDKNVGEIALVYDLAKKMKIQFAIGLVQSSESYFKKSDNEILKKDEIDQGLDYVINSELRSNNIKKWLRAYFSFGLKNYLLYKKNILPWQAGLDSLFISAGGEVYPNHLIGVKIGNLKNEPLESIWNSAEARKFRKEMRAGKFGEKWVMCAVRQAMKKNWPRVGLWIAANKLKRII